The genomic stretch AATGTCCGGCTTTTGCACCTTTTAATGGAAGCGGAATTTGATGGTGATAGAGGCGAGCAGGTAGTGTTTGATAGCGAGAGTTAAAATACATGGCATCGGTACAGGATTGGAATAAATTTACTATAACAAAGATAGATGTATAAAACTGTTGTATAAGCGAGAGTTCACGTTATCTTTCGGGCATAAAAAAAGCCCCAATCGGGGCTTTAATGTTCAACAGCTTTTATTGAGAAACTGCAGATTTTTTCAGATTACGAACCAGTAGATTCAAGGTTTGACGATGATGGGAAAGACGCTGTTCAACCAGCTGGAATTCAACTTTCAGCTTGTCATCCATCTGATGGATTTTTTCAGCCATCGATGCTTTCTTGACCTGAATTTCCTGTTCTTTCAGCTTTGCCCAGTCATTTAAAGTTTGGGTAAATGCATCATATTCCTGTGCAATCTTGGTTTTTACCGCCGAGATGTCTTCAGAAACATCATGACCATACACCGCAAGATCCTGCTCAGCATATTTAAACTTCATTGCCAATTCCGCTTTTTTGATATTAAAGCTAGGAATACGGCGCAAGTTTTTAGCTAAACCAAGCTTAGAACAAGTCCAGATCAACCATTTGGTTGGATCGTATTGCCACCATTTCACGCCGTTACGGTAATCGTATTGGAAAATGTGGTGATAGTTATGATAACCCTCACCCCAAGTTGCAACCGCGAGTACGAAGTTGTCACGTGCAGTATTTTCGTCGGTATAAGGACGATTTCCCCACATGTGGCACAATGAGTTAATGAAGAAGGTCACATGATGGCTCAGGATTAAACGCATTAATCCACCCAACAGCAATACGCCCCAGACATCGCCGACTGCCCAGCCAATTGGCAATAAAATCGCGGCATGAACAGCAATCACTAAAGGAACGTAGTATTTGTCCTGAAACATCACTACTTTGTCTTTTAACAGATCTGGCGCATTTTTATAGTTGGCTGCACCTGATGGATAATCACGTAACATCCAGCCAATATGTGCATACCAGAAACCTCTATTGATCGAGTACGGATCTTGATCAACATCATCGACATGACGGTGATGGGTACGGTGACCAGATGCCCAGAATAAAATACTATTCTGTACAGCAAATGTACCCATAATCATCAAGATGATTTTCAATGGTAAAGTGGCTTCATAAGCACGATGTGCCCACAGGCGATGGTATCCTGCTGTAATGCCGAGGCTGCTTACGCCCAGTAAAACAAACATACTGATCCAAGCGGCAGCGCTAAAATCATGGTGATACGCATACAACGGAATCGCGATCAGGGCTACAATCGGTAAAAATACCAATGCAAACACAGCAATCCAGTTGATGGGGGCTTTGGGTAAGGGAGCATTCATCTCCAACAGCACTCCTAGAACCTCGGAAGGTATAACAAAAAGCAGAAACTACTGTTGGTTTTAACAGCAGCCTATCTTGTCCATATTAGCATGTGCCCTAAGGCATCACTAGCATTATTGTACGGTTGTATTGTACTTGTCGGTAACAGAATAAGTAGGGCAGAAGTGACCATTTTGCGAGCGTAGACGGGTTCTGATTTCCGACTAAGTGACTGAGGATTATCACTCTTTCAGAAAATGGAAACCGAATGAATCAGAGGAAAATAGTTGTTCATAATTTCTACAATATTATCAGGAAATTTGCAGAATATAGAGGTTGGGCAACTTAATTTCACTTTCAAATAAAATCTGATTAAGGAAGATTCACACTTTCATTATTGCGTTATCGACATGGACTGGATCAAGAAATACCTAGATCAATCAAGGCTAAGAGAGGTTGTCTTAGAGTTGTTGTAGCATCAGTTTTGGATAATCGGTAATCAGTCCCTGAATGCCCCAGTCTCGCAGCTGTTTGGCACGGGTGACATCATTGACTGTCCAGACACTGATATTCAACTCGGCAGCCTGCGTGGCTTGAATCAGGTCTTTACTGGCCAGTTCATCCATCCAGCCAATATGACAGCACCCAAGTTCCAGCGCCTGATCAATGGCTTGATGTTTGACATCGGTTTCAATCAATAAACCGCGTTTTAAACGTGAGTTATGCTGTTTGAAAGCATCCAGAATTTTGGCATCAAAGCTGGTAATAATGGCTGCCTGCTCATAACCTTGTAACTGCTGTTCGACTTCAAACGCGATTTTTTCAGCTGCTGCTTCAGAGTCAACACTTTTAATTTCGACTTCAATATGCTCAAAATTTCGAATGACATTTAAGGTTTGATCGAGCAGTGGGGTCGCTTCGATTTTATTCCATTCTGACCAGGCCATTGCGTGATTATATTGGGTAAGATCTTGACGGTTACACTCGTATAGATGCTTCTGCAAACCGGTGGTACGCACAAAGTTGTCATCATGCATGATGATTAAGGCATTGTCTTTGAGTTGACGGACATCAAACTCAACGGCGCGAATGCCGATCTCCTGAATATATTGAAAACCGCCCAAGGTATTTTCAGGGGCTTCGCCACGTGCACCACGATGACCAATTATGCGCATAAGATGCTCATGAGTGGGAAAGTTAAGTTCATTTTGCGAGGGCTACGTGACAGAAGGATGACACTTTCTATTTTCGTCAGATGCTCTGTAAAATCAAGAGACATCTGATGGGTATTTTCAGATGCTAACTTGAAACATAATTTTACTTTTCGATGCTGTCATTGATATTTTTTTGCCACAGCACTTCGGAACCGCCCTCGCTTCGTTGCAGGGTGCGTGATGCTACAAATAACCAGTCCGATAAACGGTTAAGTAGTTGCAGTGACGCTGCCTGAATATTTTGGTCACGGTGATGAACTGACATTACGCTGCGTTCTGCACGACGGCAAACAGCGCGGGCCTGATGGGCAAAGCTGCACACCAACGTTCCAGCAGGCAGAATAAAGTCTTTGAGCATCGGCAAAGCTTCATTCATGCGGTCGATATCATTTTCCAGAAACTCAATCGATACCGGTTGCACCAGATTAAAACCCGGAATACAGACTTCACCGCCTAGATCAAATAACCAGTGCTGGATCAGGCTTAAAGATTTATCCCAAGCGGCTTGATCTTCAATGTTGCTTGCTGAAATTTGTGCGCGTAATACGCCAATCACGGCATTCAGTTCATCGACATCACCGAGTGCTGTGATACGCAAATCATCTTTGGCAACACGTGAGCCATCACCGAGTCCTGTGGTACCTGAATCGCCTGTGCGCGTGTAAATTTTACTTAAACGGTGGCCCATATGTGTTCCTTGAATTTTTAATGAAGATAATAAAAAAGGATAATGTCGGTCATAACATTATCCATAAACTGCGCTGTTTTAAAGTTTTTTGCTGTTTAGAGCTTAGTATTTAAAAGTGATTCCAATAGAAGCGAGGCGGTCACTGGCAATGTAATAAGATGTGGCATCATTAAATGCTGTTTTGTAATTGGTATCACCTAGGTTACGAATATTCACAAAGGTTTTTAAGTGAGGATTCACTTGCCAATAGGCATTCATATCAATGACTGCATAGCCTGGAATAAGGCCTTTATCCTCCTTAGATTTACCTTTAGCTACTAAAGACGTGGACGCACCATACTGACCATTATCCCAACCCAAGGTTAGGTTGAAGTTTTGGCGTGGGCGATTTGGCAAATCTTTATCTTTATCATCGTTCTTAGCTTGAATATACGCATATTCAGCATTGGCATAGAAGTCATCTTGTGTCAATTTTAAACCCAATTCAGCACCATTAAAGGTGGCGCTGTCCATATTTTCAAATACCCAGTTGGTATCTCCGTTAGAGACCATAATATTGTCGACTTGGGTTTGAAAAGCAGAACCGTATAATGTCATTGATGGGGTGATTAGATGATCAAAACCAATTTCATAAGATACACTTTCTTCTGGTTGTAGGTCAGGATTACCGCCCCACCAAGCGGGTTCACTAATAATTTGCCCGACAACTGGGGCACGAAATGCTGTTCCGACATTGGCATAAATACTTGATGTATGGCTTAGGGTATGTCGAACAGCGAGTTGTCCTACACTATGTGTACCAAATTGCTGATTGTCTTCAACTCGAATACCCGCTTGGGTGCTGATGACATCATTTTGATATTGGTGCTGTAAATAATAGCCAGTGCTATCATTTTCATCTTTAAAGGTGTTTAAACTTTCAGCTTCTGTCTTATTGTAATGTACACCCGCAAGAAGTTTATGCTCGGCGTTGATTTGCCATTGAATATTGGAATCTATTTCTTGTTGTTCAGTGATTACAGTCGATGGATAAGCGCTTTGTACAATTACGTATTCATCTTCAAATTCTGATAGGCGAGTTTCCCACACTAAATTTGGATTAAGCTTAAAATAACCTTTAATATTATAAAGGCGATTGGTGAAATCATAAGCTTCTGGTGCACCATAAGAGAAGTAGTCGCCGTGACCTTCATTTTCTTTAAATTCCGCTGACAATCCAAAGTTGTCTTGATCAACGCCTAATTTCGCTGAATAGCCTTTTTGATCGAAACCTGCTTTTTTAGATTGATTGCTAATAATTTGGTCACCATCTGTTTCTAGGCGTTGCCCACGAATTTGGGCGTAATAGCCATTTTCAGCAGCATCAATACCGACAAGTGATTTGTAGGTACTTTTTTCACCGACTTCGACCGTTGTAAACGCACTATTTTCTGTCGGTGTTTTGGAAATGAGTTGAATTACACCTCCAATTGCATCAGTACCGTATTGTACCGATGCAGGGCCTTTTAGAATTTCAATTTGCTTAATGTCTGTCGTATCAATTAAATGTAAATTTGTACCTGCAACAGTTGCGGTATTGGAGCGCATACCATCTTGTAAAATTAAGGTATGTGCGGCATTGCTGCCACGTAAGAAAATTGAAGCTGGTTGACCATAGCCACCCACTTGTTTGACTGATAGCGCTGCTTCTTTCGTTAATAAAGAAGGTAAGTCAGCAATAGGAGATTGTTGAATCGTTTTTTCATCAAGCACATTTAGACGCATCGGCACATTTTCAATATTTTGTTCGCTGCGTGATGCCGTGACCACAATGGTATCTAAAGATGCTTTCGCAACTTCTTGCTCGTTAGCAAAAACAGATGAAGTGGTACCCAACGCAAGTGCGATCGCACCTACCAAGGCAGTAGGTTGACAATGAAGTGACATGTTAAAGCTCCCTACATTCACTTCCCCGTGAATGATTGAGTTATAGAACACAACAAGCAGGTTTCCGGACTTAAATGTGCAAAGCAGCGACTTTGCTGTATATCCACCTTCCCACATCAAGATGCAGTGGTGTAAACCGAAGAGTTTAAATTGATAGACGTTTCATTTTTTACCGTTGCGGGGGCAGTGCTGGATTTACACCAGCTTCCCTAAAGCCTGAAGGCTTGGACTTGCTGCAAAGTGAGCGCAGTATAAAGTCAGTATGAGTTATATACAATCTGCATAGAGAATAATCCGGATGAACTTTTACGCAAGTCAGAAAAATTGCATTACAATGATTTGCCCCAATCTTACAGATTGTTCAATACATTGGTAGATCTAGAGCCAACATAATATGCGAACCCGTGCCAAAATTTGTGGAATCACCCGAGTTGAAGATGTACATGCCGTAGTCAATGCTGGCTGTGATGCGATAGGGTTTGTGTTTTATCCACCGAGTCCACGACATGTTACTTTAGAGCAGGCTGAAATCCTGATCCGGGCGGTTCCGGCTTATGTGCAGGCCGTAGGTTTATTTGTAAATAGTCGCGCAGATGAAATTCAGCATATTCTTAAAACCGTTCCGCTCGATATTTTGCAATTTCATGGCGATGAAACACCTGAACAATGTCAGGCCATCGCCCAGCAGGTCGGACGCCGCTGGTATAAAGCCATTCAGGTGCAACCTGATCTGGATGTGGTTGCAGAAATTCAAGGTTATCAAGATGCAGGCGCAAGCGCAGTGCTATTAGATGCATGGCATCCTGATCTGAAAGGTGGCACAGGGCACAGCTTCGATTGGGACACATTTCCCAAACTCAATATTCCCTTGATCTTGGCAGGCGGTTTAAATCCTGACAATATTGAACAGGCAATTCTCACCACACAGGCGTATGCCGTCGATGTGAGTGGCGGTGTCGAGTCCGCAAAAGGTATTAAAGACCAACAACTCATAGAACGCTTTATGCAAGGAGTCCATCGTGGATCAGCAAAGTACTAGCCAGAACAGTCAGGCAGTTGACTATACCCAATTCCCGGATGAACGCGGGCATTTCGGTATTCATGGCGGACGTTTTGTGTCAGAAACACTCATGGCGGCTTTAGAAGACTTGGAAAAGCTCTATTTCCGTATGAAAGATGATGCGCAGTTTTTGGCAGAATTTGACCGTGACATGGCGTTTTACGTCGGTCGTCCGAGTCCTTTATATCATGCTAAACGATGGTCGAAAGAGTTGGGTGGCGCACAGATTTACCTGAAACGTGAAGACCTGAACCATACCGGTTCGCACAAAGTAAATAATACAATCGGTCAGGCTTTGCTGGCGAAGCTTTCCGGCAAGAAACGTATTATTGCCGAAACAGGGGCAGGCCAGCACGGTGTAGCAACGGCAACGATTGCAGCACGTTTAGGTCTTGAATGCGTAGTATTTATGGGCGCAGACGATGTAAAACGTCAGGCGATGAACGTCTACCGTATGCGTTTATTAGGTGCGACGGTTGTGCCGGTAGAAAGTGGCTCTAAAACCTTAAAAGATGCCATGAATGAAGCCATGCGTGATTGGGTGACCAATGTTGATTCAACCTATTATGTGATTGGTACTGTGGCAGGTCCACACCCATATCCACAGTTGGTTCGTGATTTCCAGTCGATCATTGGTCGTGAAGCACGCCGTCAGATTCTGGAACAGGCTGGCCGTCTGCCAGATGCACTGGTAGCATGTGTCGGTGGTGGATCCAATGCAATGGGCTTGTTCTATCCATTCCTGAACGATCAAGACGTGAAAATGTACGGCGTTGAAGCAGCAGGTCATGGGATTGAATCAGGCAAGCACTCTGCGCCGTTGAATGCCGGTCATATCGGTGTCCTGCATGGTAACCGAACTTACCTGATGTCGGATGCACAAGGCCAGATCATCGAAACCCATTCAATTTCTGCAGGTCTGGATTATCCGGGTGTGGGTCCGGAACATAGTTTCCTGAAAGATATGGATCGCGTGAAATACGTACCAATCAATGACCAGGAAGCTTTACAGGGTTTCCGCGACTTGACCAAGATTGAAGGCATTATTCCGGCGTTAGAAAGCGCACATGCTATGGCTTATGTCACTAAACTTGCACCGACCATGGATAAAGATCAAATTATTATTGCGACGGTTTCAGGTCGTGGTGATAAAGATTTGATGACTGTTGCCCGTATTGATGGCGTGGAAATGGTAGAGATGTAAGCTCCTTAAAGTCCTCTCCTTATAGGAGAGGGTTGGATGAGGTTAAATCTCACAAAAGGATAAGTTAAAAAATCGTGCTAATAAAAATTAGCACGATTTTTTATTGAGTAGATTTTGAAAAAACATGCCTGTATGGAATTAAGAAAATTCACCTTGCGCGCGCTCTTTGGCCCATTCACGTAAAACAAATTTCTGCAATTTTCCGGTCGAAGTTTTTGGAATTTCGGTAATCACCACATCCTTAGGCACTTTAAAACGGGCCAGATGCTCACGGCAGAATTCCATAATTTCTTCTTCTGTGGCTTTTTTTCCTTCTTTGAGTTCGATAAAGGCACAAGGAACTTCCTGCCAGCGTGGATCAGGCTTGGCGACTACCGCCGCAGTCAGCACCGCCGGATGCTGATACAGCACTTCCTCCACTTCAAGTGAAGAAATATTTTCTCCGCCGGAAATAATCACGTCTTTAGAGCGGTCGGTAATTTTGGCATAGCCATCCGGTTGGCAAACTGCCAGATCTCCTGTATGGAACCAGCCACCGGCAAAGGCTTCAGCGGTCGCCTCAGGATTTTTCAGATAACCTTTCATCACGATATTGCCACGGAACATGATTTCACCCATGGTCTGACCATCATGTGGCACTTCCTGCATGGTATCCGGATCAAGCACTTTCATGCCATCTTGCAATGGATAAGGTACGCCTTGGCGGGAGTGCAACTGTGCTTGTTCCTGAATAGATAAATCACTCCAGCCGGCTTGGGATGCGCACAGTGCAGAAGGACCGTAGGTTTCTGTCAGGCCGTAGACATGGGTCACGTTAATGCCAATATTGCGCATGCCTTCAATGATTGCTGCTGGAGGTGCGGCACCCGCCACCATCACTTCGACACGGTGATCAATTTTGGTCTTTTTCTCTTCAGGTGTGTTAATCAGCATCGACAGGACAATCGGTGCCCCACAGAAGTAATCGACTTTATGTTCGGCAATCAGTTTAAAGATCAGTTCAGCATCGACTTTACGCAAGCAAACGTTGGTTCCGCCGTTGGCTGCCATGGTCCAGGCAAAGCACCAACCATTACAGTGGAATAGCGGCAGTGTCCATAAATAGGTGGCACGTGGTGTCATGCCACAGGCAATAATATTACTGGCTGCGTTAATGTAGGCACCGCGATGATGATAGACCACGCCTTTCGGGTTGCCTGTGGTTCCAGAGGTATAGCTTAAGCTGATGGCATCCCATTCATCTTGTGGTAGATGCCATTCAAAGTTTGCATCGCCTTGCGCAATCCATTCTTCATATTCAATTTGACCAATACGTTGATCTTCACCTTCAAACTCTACATCGGCCACATCAATGACATAAATGTCTTGTGAAACTAGAGCAAGTGCTTCAGTCGCAAGTGCGGTAAATTCAGGATCGACCAATAACACTTTACTTTCAGCATGTTCTAGCATGAAAGCAAGGGTCTTGGCATCCAGACGGGTATTTAAGGTATTCAGAACTGCGCCTGCCATCGGCACAGCAAAATGCGCTTCGATCATGGCAGGGACGTTAGGCAGTAGAACAGACACAGTATCATTTTTACCGATGCCTAATTTTTGGAGTTGGTTGGCAAACTGACGACAACGGTTGTATTTTTCACGCCAAGTGATCCGGCGCTTACCGTGAATAATCGCGTTCTGATTTGGATAGATATAAGCTGCACGATCAAGATAGCGTAAAGGCGATAAGGCTACAAAATTCGCGGGGGTACGCGGTAATTCATCATATGCGCTAACCATTGTAAAACTCCGTTCTATATTTATTTTCATATCCTGTTGAAAAGATATGTATTTCTCAGAAATCTTGCATTTATGCTTTAGTCGAGTACGATTTTACAAATTTTAAGTATTTGAATAGTAGTAAAAATATTTCACCCTGCTTAAATGTTTTGAACGCATGGGTTCCCAAGTTTGATTTTTTAGGTATTTTACTCTAGTTGAATCATTAAAATAATATGAGCCAGAGAATAATAATGAAAATACAACAGGCGAATGACGTATGGCGAAACTGGTCGGGGAGCCAGTTCAGTGCCGCTCGGATTGTTCAGCCCAGCCAGATCAGTGAATTACAAAGTTTAGTGAAGACCCATGCACACATTCGTGCAGTGGGTGCAGGACATTCATTTAGCCCATTGGCCAAAACAGATGAGGTGTTGCTTAATCTCGATTTGTTAAAAGGTATCGTTGCCTTTGATCAAGAGAAAACCCAATGCACCGTGCGGGCCGGGACGCGTTTATATGATTTGGGGAAAGATCTGGTACCGATCAATCAGGCCTTAATCAATCAGGGCGATATAGACCAGCAAAGTCTGGCCGGAGCGATTTCTACCGGAACGCATGGCACGGGCATCGATTTACCTTGCATCTCTGCTTTCGTGGAAGGCTTTGAATTACTGACCGCGGATGGAGAGCTGTTGCAATGTCATCGTGAGCAGAATGCTGAGATATTTCAGGCTGGACGGGTGGCATTGGGCAGCTTGGGTGTATTGACCCAAATCACCCTGCAAAATCGGCCACGATATAAACTAAAAGAACAGATTCGGCTCTGTTCATTAAAAGACATATTTACCCATATTGATCAATGGAAACATCAGCGCCGGCATATTGAATTTTGGGCTTTTTTACATGCCGATCAAGTGATGCTGAAAACTCTGGATGAAACGGATGCAACCATTCAGCCGAGAACAGAGAGCTGGCCTCCGGAAGATATTTTATTGACTCTATGTTCGGAATTGACGCGACTCTTCCCAAAGACAAATCCCTATCTGCAAAAACTGCTCGGCGTATTTGTCAAACCGACTCGTTATGTAGACTGTTCATCCAGAATTTTTCCAACTCCGCGTAAGACCAGATTTAATGAAATGGAATATCAGCTTCCGGTTGAGTTTGGCTTGCAGTGTCTGGACGAGATTCTGCATATTTTACGTAAACATCAGGTGCCGATGTTTTTCCCGATCGAGTTCCGTTATGTCAAAGGCGATGAGATCTGGCTGAGTCCTTTTTATCAGCGTGATTCAGTTTCTATTTCCATCCATCAGTTTTATAAACAGGATTACCATGCCGTATTTGATTTGGTCGAACCTATTTTGCAGAAATATCAGGGACGGCCACATTGGGGGAAATTGCATTCCATGAGCGCAGCTTCACTTCGGAATTTATACCCGAAATGGGACGATTTTATGACGCTGCGTCAGCAACTGGA from Acinetobacter lwoffii encodes the following:
- a CDS encoding acyl-CoA desaturase → MNAPLPKAPINWIAVFALVFLPIVALIAIPLYAYHHDFSAAAWISMFVLLGVSSLGITAGYHRLWAHRAYEATLPLKIILMIMGTFAVQNSILFWASGHRTHHRHVDDVDQDPYSINRGFWYAHIGWMLRDYPSGAANYKNAPDLLKDKVVMFQDKYYVPLVIAVHAAILLPIGWAVGDVWGVLLLGGLMRLILSHHVTFFINSLCHMWGNRPYTDENTARDNFVLAVATWGEGYHNYHHIFQYDYRNGVKWWQYDPTKWLIWTCSKLGLAKNLRRIPSFNIKKAELAMKFKYAEQDLAVYGHDVSEDISAVKTKIAQEYDAFTQTLNDWAKLKEQEIQVKKASMAEKIHQMDDKLKVEFQLVEQRLSHHRQTLNLLVRNLKKSAVSQ
- a CDS encoding phosphoribosylanthranilate isomerase; the encoded protein is MRTRAKICGITRVEDVHAVVNAGCDAIGFVFYPPSPRHVTLEQAEILIRAVPAYVQAVGLFVNSRADEIQHILKTVPLDILQFHGDETPEQCQAIAQQVGRRWYKAIQVQPDLDVVAEIQGYQDAGASAVLLDAWHPDLKGGTGHSFDWDTFPKLNIPLILAGGLNPDNIEQAILTTQAYAVDVSGGVESAKGIKDQQLIERFMQGVHRGSAKY
- a CDS encoding D-arabinono-1,4-lactone oxidase, whose translation is MKIQQANDVWRNWSGSQFSAARIVQPSQISELQSLVKTHAHIRAVGAGHSFSPLAKTDEVLLNLDLLKGIVAFDQEKTQCTVRAGTRLYDLGKDLVPINQALINQGDIDQQSLAGAISTGTHGTGIDLPCISAFVEGFELLTADGELLQCHREQNAEIFQAGRVALGSLGVLTQITLQNRPRYKLKEQIRLCSLKDIFTHIDQWKHQRRHIEFWAFLHADQVMLKTLDETDATIQPRTESWPPEDILLTLCSELTRLFPKTNPYLQKLLGVFVKPTRYVDCSSRIFPTPRKTRFNEMEYQLPVEFGLQCLDEILHILRKHQVPMFFPIEFRYVKGDEIWLSPFYQRDSVSISIHQFYKQDYHAVFDLVEPILQKYQGRPHWGKLHSMSAASLRNLYPKWDDFMTLRQQLDPKQKWLNPYLKQLFLPEN
- a CDS encoding glycerophosphodiester phosphodiesterase: MRIIGHRGARGEAPENTLGGFQYIQEIGIRAVEFDVRQLKDNALIIMHDDNFVRTTGLQKHLYECNRQDLTQYNHAMAWSEWNKIEATPLLDQTLNVIRNFEHIEVEIKSVDSEAAAEKIAFEVEQQLQGYEQAAIITSFDAKILDAFKQHNSRLKRGLLIETDVKHQAIDQALELGCCHIGWMDELASKDLIQATQAAELNISVWTVNDVTRAKQLRDWGIQGLITDYPKLMLQQL
- a CDS encoding acyl-CoA synthetase; translation: MVSAYDELPRTPANFVALSPLRYLDRAAYIYPNQNAIIHGKRRITWREKYNRCRQFANQLQKLGIGKNDTVSVLLPNVPAMIEAHFAVPMAGAVLNTLNTRLDAKTLAFMLEHAESKVLLVDPEFTALATEALALVSQDIYVIDVADVEFEGEDQRIGQIEYEEWIAQGDANFEWHLPQDEWDAISLSYTSGTTGNPKGVVYHHRGAYINAASNIIACGMTPRATYLWTLPLFHCNGWCFAWTMAANGGTNVCLRKVDAELIFKLIAEHKVDYFCGAPIVLSMLINTPEEKKTKIDHRVEVMVAGAAPPAAIIEGMRNIGINVTHVYGLTETYGPSALCASQAGWSDLSIQEQAQLHSRQGVPYPLQDGMKVLDPDTMQEVPHDGQTMGEIMFRGNIVMKGYLKNPEATAEAFAGGWFHTGDLAVCQPDGYAKITDRSKDVIISGGENISSLEVEEVLYQHPAVLTAAVVAKPDPRWQEVPCAFIELKEGKKATEEEIMEFCREHLARFKVPKDVVITEIPKTSTGKLQKFVLREWAKERAQGEFS
- a CDS encoding TonB-dependent receptor plug domain-containing protein, which produces MSLHCQPTALVGAIALALGTTSSVFANEQEVAKASLDTIVVTASRSEQNIENVPMRLNVLDEKTIQQSPIADLPSLLTKEAALSVKQVGGYGQPASIFLRGSNAAHTLILQDGMRSNTATVAGTNLHLIDTTDIKQIEILKGPASVQYGTDAIGGVIQLISKTPTENSAFTTVEVGEKSTYKSLVGIDAAENGYYAQIRGQRLETDGDQIISNQSKKAGFDQKGYSAKLGVDQDNFGLSAEFKENEGHGDYFSYGAPEAYDFTNRLYNIKGYFKLNPNLVWETRLSEFEDEYVIVQSAYPSTVITEQQEIDSNIQWQINAEHKLLAGVHYNKTEAESLNTFKDENDSTGYYLQHQYQNDVISTQAGIRVEDNQQFGTHSVGQLAVRHTLSHTSSIYANVGTAFRAPVVGQIISEPAWWGGNPDLQPEESVSYEIGFDHLITPSMTLYGSAFQTQVDNIMVSNGDTNWVFENMDSATFNGAELGLKLTQDDFYANAEYAYIQAKNDDKDKDLPNRPRQNFNLTLGWDNGQYGASTSLVAKGKSKEDKGLIPGYAVIDMNAYWQVNPHLKTFVNIRNLGDTNYKTAFNDATSYYIASDRLASIGITFKY
- the trpB gene encoding tryptophan synthase subunit beta — protein: MDQQSTSQNSQAVDYTQFPDERGHFGIHGGRFVSETLMAALEDLEKLYFRMKDDAQFLAEFDRDMAFYVGRPSPLYHAKRWSKELGGAQIYLKREDLNHTGSHKVNNTIGQALLAKLSGKKRIIAETGAGQHGVATATIAARLGLECVVFMGADDVKRQAMNVYRMRLLGATVVPVESGSKTLKDAMNEAMRDWVTNVDSTYYVIGTVAGPHPYPQLVRDFQSIIGREARRQILEQAGRLPDALVACVGGGSNAMGLFYPFLNDQDVKMYGVEAAGHGIESGKHSAPLNAGHIGVLHGNRTYLMSDAQGQIIETHSISAGLDYPGVGPEHSFLKDMDRVKYVPINDQEALQGFRDLTKIEGIIPALESAHAMAYVTKLAPTMDKDQIIIATVSGRGDKDLMTVARIDGVEMVEM
- a CDS encoding cob(I)yrinic acid a,c-diamide adenosyltransferase yields the protein MGHRLSKIYTRTGDSGTTGLGDGSRVAKDDLRITALGDVDELNAVIGVLRAQISASNIEDQAAWDKSLSLIQHWLFDLGGEVCIPGFNLVQPVSIEFLENDIDRMNEALPMLKDFILPAGTLVCSFAHQARAVCRRAERSVMSVHHRDQNIQAASLQLLNRLSDWLFVASRTLQRSEGGSEVLWQKNINDSIEK